The following proteins are co-located in the Aggregatibacter aphrophilus ATCC 33389 genome:
- a CDS encoding ElyC/SanA/YdcF family protein: MNNPFKVSLLAIISALAFHATANTQAVQVLEPQINYQQLLTQRQVVDDLIAQAVKIQNSPARVSNAGFTAKLPSNMERIAAILLEAYELEPYRVDFLFGAANANIYNGNTDKAIELYQKVLNVAPDDVKAHIYLTAWHRFKGNKAESDNHFKQLKNLAPPKAAELENLFSIIDSVASQPISDKLDHKLPEQSAIITLGYALNPDGSMHDILIQRLEKTLEIANQNPHALIIVTGGVPQNNQTEGALMKQWLIDKGIDAKRIYADNYARSTVENALFSRYSLAKHHIKHAVLISSGSHVRRGRALFEIATLESGPKGIKIETVAALDKPLDELQKVSEKDLLGIYRDSLKTMGLPMFNSGALQD, from the coding sequence ATGAATAACCCCTTCAAAGTTTCATTGTTAGCCATTATTTCCGCACTTGCTTTCCATGCTACCGCCAATACACAAGCGGTGCAGGTGCTGGAACCACAAATTAACTACCAACAATTACTAACCCAGCGACAAGTCGTGGATGATTTAATCGCACAAGCGGTGAAAATCCAAAACTCACCGGCGCGCGTGTCCAATGCAGGATTCACGGCGAAATTGCCAAGTAACATGGAACGCATTGCCGCGATTTTGTTGGAAGCCTATGAGTTAGAACCTTATCGCGTGGATTTTTTATTTGGTGCCGCCAACGCGAATATTTATAACGGCAACACCGACAAAGCTATCGAGCTATATCAAAAAGTCTTGAACGTTGCACCGGACGATGTCAAAGCACATATTTACTTAACCGCATGGCATCGTTTCAAAGGCAACAAAGCAGAAAGTGACAATCACTTCAAACAGTTAAAAAATCTTGCGCCGCCAAAAGCCGCAGAACTTGAAAACCTGTTCAGCATTATCGACAGCGTAGCGAGCCAACCGATTAGCGACAAATTAGATCATAAATTGCCGGAACAATCTGCCATTATCACCTTGGGTTATGCGCTAAACCCTGATGGCAGCATGCACGACATCTTAATTCAACGCTTGGAAAAAACCTTAGAAATCGCCAATCAAAACCCTCACGCCTTAATTATCGTCACCGGGGGCGTACCGCAAAATAACCAAACGGAAGGCGCGTTAATGAAACAGTGGCTCATTGACAAAGGTATTGACGCCAAACGCATTTACGCCGATAACTATGCCCGTTCAACCGTGGAAAATGCCTTGTTCTCCCGTTATTCCTTAGCCAAACACCACATCAAACACGCCGTCCTCATTAGCTCCGGCAGTCATGTGCGTCGTGGGCGCGCGTTGTTTGAAATCGCGACTTTGGAATCGGGCCCGAAAGGTATCAAAATTGAAACCGTGGCGGCATTAGATAAGCCATTAGACGAATTGCAAAAAGTGAGTGAAAAAGATTTACTGGGGATTTATCGTGACAGCCTGAAAACGATGGGCTTGCCAATGTTTAATAGCGGGGCATTACAGGATTAA